In Xiphophorus maculatus strain JP 163 A chromosome 2, X_maculatus-5.0-male, whole genome shotgun sequence, one genomic interval encodes:
- the ptpn5 gene encoding tyrosine-protein phosphatase non-receptor type 5, which translates to MTRRLSSSTRSHTEDSIFLRPDEDPVWLDEPTKVEKIGDGAAKKDGVSDCKDGGQSQEGEEVFIHKVYALFVELQCWAALFISSQVTGYWVFFVLEGNGPLSSFYKALQVIDFYLGFFLPCQAIFGMDSTVLMKEVQNTTQHNWIVSGTAVIGVAIFVIMVIHMVSKWCYGTGLWSSGTISREIGDRRQSVSRQPSFTLSEWTDAQEDLMELDPVPQTPVFDMGSDTRMEGDASTLTVTPVGLQERRGSNVSLTLDMCTPGCTEPYGYGAQLSPRDQSAQEYLRQGTHVLTPAMLHTRAMDDQSLQAEFYETPMNFVDPKEYNYPGLVRKNRYKTILPNTHSRVILKSQDEDDFLSTYINANYLKGYGDEEQAYIATQGPTVNTVGDFWRMVWQERSPIIVMITNLEEKNEKCAEYWPEDTVTHEGIEITVVSVTQEDDYSLRVFTLKCGEEERTLRHYWYISWPDQKTPDKAPPLLELVQQVEGAREEALPSSGPIIVHCSAGIGRTGCFIATSILCKQLRTEGVVDILRTTCQLRLDRGGMIQTCEQYQFVHHVLSLYEKQLSHSAEE; encoded by the exons ATGACCCGCCGGCTGAGCAGCTCCACTCGTTCCCACACTGAAGACTCCATCTTCCTGAGGCCCGATGAGGACCCCGTCTGGTTGGATGAACCCACAAAGGTGGAAAAGATAGGTGATGGAGCCGCTAAAAAGGATGGTGTGTCTGACTGTAAAGATGGAGGccaaagccaggagggagagGAAGTGTTTATCCACAAAGTGTATGCGTTGTTTGTGGAGCTTCAGTGCTGGGCTGCACTGTTCATCAGCTCTCAAGTCACA GGGTATTGGGTGTTCTTTGTGCTGGAAGGAAATGGACCACTCTCTTCCTTCTACAAAGCCCTTCAGGTCATCGACTTCTACTTAGGCTTCTTTTTACCATGTCAAGCAATTTTTGGAATGGAC TCTACAGTGTTGATGAAAGAGGTACAAAACACCACACAGCACAACTGGATTGTAAGCGGCACAGCGGTCATTGGAGTGGCAATCTTTGTTATCATG GTGATCCACATGGTGTCTAAGTGGTGTTATGGAACTGGCTTGTGGTCATCAGGAACAATTTCCAGAGAGATCGGTGATCGGCGGCAGTCTGTGAGCCGCCAACCCTCCTTCACCCTGTCAGAGTGGACTGATGCCCAGGAGGATCTGATGGAGCTTGACCCAGTACCTCAGACGCCAGTCTTTGACATGGGCTCAGACACCAGGATGGAAGGAGATGCCTCCACACTCACCGTCACCCCAGTGGGGCTTCAGGAGAG GAGAGGCTCCAATGTTTCTCTGACGCTGGACATGTGCACGCCAGGATGTACAGAACCCTACGGCTACGGGGCTCAGCTCTCTCCTCGAGACCAGTCGGCCCAGGAGTACCTCCGACAGGGAACGCACGTCCTGACCCCTGCCATGCTGCACACAAGGGCCATGGATGACCAGAGCCTGCAGGCGGAGTTTTAT GAAACTCCCATGAACTTTGTGGACCCTAAGGAGTATAATTACCCAGGGCTTGTGAGAAAAAATCGCTACAAGACCATTTTACCCA ATACACACAGCAGAGTCATCTTGAAGTCAcaggatgaagatgattttctttcaaCCTACATTAATGCGAATTATCTCAAA GGTTATGGGGATGAGGAACAAGCTTACATTGCCACGCAGGGCCCTACTGTGAACACAGTGGGAGACTTCTGGAGGATGGTGTGGCAGGAGAGAAGCCCGATTATTGTGATGATCACCAATCTGGAGGAGAAGAACGAG AAATGTGCAGAGTACTGGCCTGAGGACACTGTGACCCATGAGGGCATAGAGATCACTGTTGTCTCAGTAACTCAAGAGGATGACTACAGCCTGAGGGTGTTTACTTTAAAG TGCGGGGAAGAGGAGCGCACCCTTCGGCATTACTGGTACATCTCCTGGCCGGATCAGAAGACCCCAGATAAGGCTCCACCCCTGCTGGAGCTGGTCCAGCAAGTGGAAGGAGCCAGAGAGGAAGCCCTGCCATCCAGTGGCCCAATAATTGTCCATTGCAg TGCTGGGATTGGTCGAACTGGCTGCTTCATTGCCACCTCCATCCTGTGCAAGCAGCTGAGGACTGAGGGTGTGGTTGACATCCTGCGAACCACCTGCCAACTCCGTCTGGACAG aGGTGGAATGATCCAGACCTGTGAGCAGTACCAGTTTGTGCATCATGTCCTCAGCCTGTATGAGAAGCAGCTGTCTCACTCCGCTGAAGAATAA